GAGCCCGGCACCGGCCGGCCGGCAGGGCGGTGCTGATCACGCAGCCGAGGCGGACGGAGCGATCTCGACCGGGTAGGGGTAGACTTTCTCAGTGGTACGACGCGCGTGGCCGGAGCGCACCTGTGTGGGCTGTCGGCAACGGGCGCCGGCCGGCCAGCTGCTGCGGATTGTCGCGGTCGGCGATGAGACTGGTCACAGCCTCCGACCCGATCCGACCCGTAGGCTGCCGGGACGGGGGGCGAACCTGCATCCCGACCCGGCCTGCTTCACGCTGGCGCTGCGGCGTCGGGCCTTCGGACGGGCGCTGCGTATCGCTGGCGTTCCTGACGCGAGTGAGTTGGCCGAGCACCTCCAAGGCGTTGACAAACCACGACCGGTCACCCGGCTGGGCGGAATCGACGCAACGGAACCCAAGCAAGGTAGGACGACCGACATGAGCACACGATGAAGTCCCAGAAATGACCAGGCTTCAAGTGCACGAGTGAGGTTGCTGCGGGTGCTGCCCGCACGACCTCGGAGTGAGGAGTGCAGTGGCAGGCAAGGCCCGCGTACACGAGCTGGCAAAAGAGCTCGGGGTCGAAAGTAAGACCGTTCTCGCCAAGTTGAAAGAGATGGGCGAGTTCGTCAAGTCCGCGTCAAGCACTGTCGAGGCCCCGGTGGCCCGGCGGCTGCGTGGCGCCTTCGTCGCGTCTTCGGAGCCGGCGGCACCCGCCGCTCCGTCAGCGCCTCCGGCCCCCAAGGCGACCCCGACCCCGGGTCCCGGGGAGCCAAGAGTCTCCGCCAAGCCGGGACCGCCCCGTCGGGTGACGCCTCCGGCGGCGAAGCCCACCAAGGGTCCGGTTCCGGGTCCGCCGCAGCCGGCGGCTCCGGTCGCCAAGCCGGCGAGTGCCCACGACATCGAGCTGGCCGCGGCCGAGGCTCGGGCCACGGCGCTGAAGGCCGAGCAGGAGGCGGCGGTCAAGGCCGCCCAGGCCGCTCGGCAGCAGCGCAACGACACGGTCCGGCGGGAGCCGCCGGCCGAGGGCGGTCCCACGTCCCGGCCGAGGCCGAACCCGGGTGCCGTTCCGCCGCGACCGGGTTCTCCGGCCGGCGCGCGGCCCGCGCCGCCCGGTGCGCCGGCGCCCGGCCCGGCCCGGCCCGGTGGCCGTCCGCCGGCACGTAGCGGCGGCAACAACCCGTTCGGCATCACGCCGGGCGGACAGCGTCCCGCGGCTGGGGGCGGCCCTCGGCCCAACCCGGCCAACATGCCTCCTCGGCCGAGCCCGGCTTCCATGCCGCCCCGGCCCAGCCCGGCTTCGATGCCGACGCAGCGCCCCGGTCGTCCCGGTGGCGGCGGTCCCGGTCGTCCTGGTGGCGGTGCCGGTGCCGGTCGTCCCGGTGGTGGCGGCGGCGGATTCCGCGGCGGCCCCGGCGGTGGCGGTGGCGGCGGTGGGTTCCGTGGCGGTCCCGGTGGGGGCGGCGGCGGTGCCGGCGGTGGCGGTTACCGGGGTGGTCCCGGTGGCGGTGCCGGCGCCGGTGGTGGCGGTTACCGCGGTGGTCCCGGTGGGGGCGCACCGGCCGGTGGCGCGGGTCGCCCCGGTGGTGGCGGTCGCGGCCGTGGCGGCGGCGCCGCGGGTGCCTTCGGGCGTCCGGGTGGCAAGCCGACCCGTGGTCGCAAGTCGAAGAAGCAGCGCAGACAAGAGTTCGACAATCTGTCCGCGCCGACGATGAGCTCGGGCGCCCCGCGCGGCCAGGGCCAGGTCATTCGGCTGCCGCGTGGTGCCTCGCTGTCGGACTTCGCCGACAAGATCAACGCGAACCCCGGTTCGCTGGTCCAGGAGATGTTCAACCTGGGCGAGATGGTCACCGCGACCCAGTCCTGCTCTGACGACACCCTGAACCTGCTGGGTGAGCACCTCGGCTTCGAGGTGTCGATCGTCAGCCCGGAGGACGAGGACCGCGAGCTGCTCGCGCAGTTCAACATCGACCTGGACGCCGAGGTCGCCTCCGAGCGGCTGGTCACCCGTCCGCCGGTGGTAACCGTGATGGGTCACGTCGACCACGGTAAGACCAAGCTGCTCGACGCGATCCGTAAGGCCAACGT
The nucleotide sequence above comes from Plantactinospora soyae. Encoded proteins:
- the infB gene encoding translation initiation factor IF-2; this translates as MAGKARVHELAKELGVESKTVLAKLKEMGEFVKSASSTVEAPVARRLRGAFVASSEPAAPAAPSAPPAPKATPTPGPGEPRVSAKPGPPRRVTPPAAKPTKGPVPGPPQPAAPVAKPASAHDIELAAAEARATALKAEQEAAVKAAQAARQQRNDTVRREPPAEGGPTSRPRPNPGAVPPRPGSPAGARPAPPGAPAPGPARPGGRPPARSGGNNPFGITPGGQRPAAGGGPRPNPANMPPRPSPASMPPRPSPASMPTQRPGRPGGGGPGRPGGGAGAGRPGGGGGGFRGGPGGGGGGGGFRGGPGGGGGGAGGGGYRGGPGGGAGAGGGGYRGGPGGGAPAGGAGRPGGGGRGRGGGAAGAFGRPGGKPTRGRKSKKQRRQEFDNLSAPTMSSGAPRGQGQVIRLPRGASLSDFADKINANPGSLVQEMFNLGEMVTATQSCSDDTLNLLGEHLGFEVSIVSPEDEDRELLAQFNIDLDAEVASERLVTRPPVVTVMGHVDHGKTKLLDAIRKANVVEGEAGGITQHIGAYQVHVPHDGVDRALTVIDTPGHEAFTAMRARGAQVTDIVVLVVAADDGVMPQTIEALNHAKAADVPIVVAVNKIDKPDANPDKVRQQLTEYGLVAEEYGGDTMFVNVAAKPGIGIEELLEAVLLTADASLELTAPIDGPAQGVAIEAHLDKGRGAVATVLVQKGTLRAGDSIVAGGAHGRVRAMLDENGKPVAEAGPARPVMVLGLTAVPGAGDTFLAAEDDRTVRQIAEQRQARRRAASFANSHRRPSLETIMEQLKEGEKTSLNLVLKGDGSGSVEALEDALFKLDIPEEVQLRIIHRGVGAITESDVMLASASSEAVTIIGFNVRASNKVREIADREGVEIRYYTVIYQAIEEIDAALKGLLKPEYEEVELGSAEIRDVFRSSKIGNIAGCIVRSGVIRRNAKARLLRDGTVVADNVAISSLKRFKDDATEVREGFECGLTLSNYNNLQVGDIIETFEMREKPRA